A genomic stretch from Candidatus Hydrogenisulfobacillus filiaventi includes:
- a CDS encoding exported protein of unknown function (Evidence 5 : Unknown function), with the protein MRKWWVVLASLGVGGGALAAIPGSAQLVAGAMSGSAGLAAAAAPAPAGVSATAAESIAVKAVGGGQAVSVVRTREQGQVVYNVQVEAQGRRFAVKVNLNGQVVAKAPETEEQGEVAVSTSTVSVPPATSLTAGASLSAGAAAAAKTALAAVGGGQVVSVRAEGDSGHWVVTVADQGQRFIVKLNAQGAILTLRTEASGEAQAPGQTQAGDSWDLQLPGAGSGAQGQAQAGVSALPPGIQATLSGQVPGLLRAHLHDHLKAEQHGHGVDVKDLLDLQAGGGE; encoded by the coding sequence GCCCAATTGGTGGCAGGGGCCATGAGCGGCAGCGCCGGCCTGGCCGCCGCCGCGGCACCGGCCCCGGCCGGCGTGTCCGCCACTGCGGCAGAGTCTATTGCGGTGAAGGCGGTCGGCGGCGGGCAGGCGGTGTCGGTGGTCCGCACCCGGGAGCAGGGCCAGGTGGTCTATAACGTGCAGGTGGAGGCCCAGGGCCGGCGCTTTGCCGTGAAGGTCAACCTGAACGGGCAGGTGGTGGCCAAGGCGCCGGAAACGGAGGAACAGGGGGAGGTGGCCGTCTCCACCTCTACCGTGAGCGTGCCGCCCGCCACGTCCCTGACGGCCGGGGCCTCGCTTTCCGCCGGGGCCGCGGCGGCCGCGAAGACGGCCTTAGCCGCGGTGGGTGGCGGCCAGGTGGTGTCGGTGCGGGCGGAGGGCGACAGCGGGCACTGGGTGGTGACGGTGGCCGACCAGGGGCAGCGGTTCATCGTCAAGCTGAACGCCCAGGGGGCCATCCTCACCCTGCGCACGGAAGCGAGCGGGGAGGCTCAGGCCCCCGGTCAGACCCAGGCCGGCGACAGCTGGGACCTGCAGCTGCCGGGAGCCGGCTCCGGTGCCCAGGGGCAGGCCCAGGCCGGGGTGAGCGCGCTGCCGCCGGGTATCCAGGCGACCCTGAGCGGGCAGGTGCCGGGTCTGCTGCGGGCGCATCTGCACGACCACCTCAAGGCGGAACAGCATGGTCACGGGGTGGACGTAAAGGACCTGCTCGACCTGCAGGCGGGCGGAGGAGAGTAG
- a CDS encoding Protoporphyrinogen oxidase: MATDPLRIAIVGGGIAGLAAAWEWVPLLQRGRVRVTVLESRDRFGGLIRTDRRSGLVIEGGPDSFLARKPEARELCRAVGLGEHLIGTRPDIRGAYIYHHGRLHPIPAGMQAGIPSDLGPLVRSGLLSPWGKFRASWDLWLPRVLPRDGRDVSVGWFLRRRFGEEVVVRLAEPMLSGIYAADIDQLSLAATFPRLAEIEHRSRSLILGLSRSGPPAPARDPASPPPSLFQTLDTGLDTLIDTLVARLTAAGAELLRGHPVESISREGRGYRLGLAGGSGRSFEGVILATPAYVTARLLGALDPRLGALHDRIPYSSLAVVGLGYAPEAIPRPLDKTGYLIPRDSGFSTTAVTWLSAKWRHRHQSELVPLRAFLGRTGGPDVAELDDQGLLGLALHDLAATMGLTAAPAYHVLFRWRRALPQYLVGHVERVREIRERLQAWPGLAVAGAAYDGPGVPDCIASARTAVAAVAGALGMQTAGTPGPAAGSPRGL, from the coding sequence ATGGCAACCGATCCGTTGCGCATTGCAATTGTCGGCGGCGGCATCGCCGGCCTGGCGGCGGCCTGGGAGTGGGTCCCGCTCCTGCAGCGGGGGCGCGTGCGCGTCACCGTGCTGGAGAGCCGGGACCGCTTCGGCGGCCTCATCCGCACCGACCGCCGCTCCGGCCTGGTCATCGAGGGCGGGCCGGACTCCTTCCTGGCCCGCAAGCCTGAAGCCCGCGAGCTCTGCCGGGCGGTCGGGCTGGGCGAGCACCTTATCGGCACCCGCCCCGACATCCGGGGCGCCTATATCTACCACCACGGCCGCCTGCACCCCATCCCGGCCGGCATGCAGGCGGGCATCCCCAGTGACCTGGGCCCCCTGGTCCGCAGCGGCCTGCTCTCCCCCTGGGGCAAGTTCCGGGCCAGCTGGGACCTGTGGCTGCCCCGGGTGCTGCCACGGGACGGGCGGGATGTGTCCGTGGGCTGGTTCCTGCGCCGCCGCTTCGGGGAGGAGGTGGTGGTCCGCCTGGCGGAGCCCATGCTGTCCGGCATCTACGCCGCCGACATCGACCAGCTCAGTCTGGCCGCCACCTTCCCCCGCCTGGCCGAGATTGAACACCGCTCCCGCAGCCTCATCCTGGGCCTCAGCCGCAGCGGCCCCCCCGCCCCGGCCCGTGACCCCGCCAGCCCGCCACCCAGCCTGTTTCAGACCCTGGATACCGGCCTCGACACCCTGATCGACACCCTGGTAGCGCGCCTGACCGCAGCCGGGGCGGAACTGCTGCGGGGTCACCCGGTGGAGAGCATCAGCCGCGAAGGCCGCGGCTACCGGCTGGGGCTGGCCGGGGGGTCCGGGCGGTCCTTCGAGGGGGTCATCCTGGCTACGCCCGCCTATGTCACCGCCCGCCTGCTGGGGGCCCTCGACCCGCGGCTGGGGGCGCTGCACGACCGCATTCCCTACAGCAGCCTGGCGGTGGTGGGCCTGGGTTACGCCCCTGAGGCCATCCCCCGCCCCCTCGATAAGACCGGCTACCTGATTCCCCGCGACAGCGGGTTCAGCACCACCGCCGTCACCTGGCTCAGCGCCAAATGGCGCCACCGCCACCAGTCGGAACTGGTGCCGTTGCGGGCCTTTCTGGGCCGCACCGGCGGACCGGACGTGGCGGAGCTGGACGACCAGGGCCTGCTGGGCCTGGCCCTGCACGACCTGGCCGCGACCATGGGCCTCACCGCCGCCCCCGCCTATCACGTGCTTTTCCGCTGGCGGCGGGCGCTGCCGCAATACCTGGTGGGTCATGTAGAGCGGGTGCGGGAGATCCGGGAACGCCTGCAGGCCTGGCCGGGTCTAGCGGTGGCGGGAGCCGCCTATGACGGGCCGGGCGTGCCGGACTGCATCGCCAGCGCCCGGACGGCCGTCGCCGCTGTCGCCGGGGCCCTGGGCATGCAAACCGCGGGGACCCCCGGCCCCGCAGCCGGGAGTCCCCGCGGCCTGTGA
- the hemH gene encoding Ferrochelatase yields MSPVQPVGVLFMAHGAAEDPADLAAFYAHIRHGRPPVPAVLEELRRRYAAIGGRSPLPALTQRLGERVAAALEARSPGGYRLAVGFLHTPPFIAQAAESLAGLPLVVGLALAPHYNRFAYEEGYRPAAEAALAGTGSRLHLIPGWGGDPGYVRWLADALRPLWAAAPSGSRVYFSAHSLPARYLAAGDPYPQQLAEGAAAVAAAAGLPAGSWDICYQSRGRTGEPWAGPDVLEILEQEAGRGTPQVILCPHGFVADHLEVLYDLDIEAHGRARALGLELVRTPMPNDDPAFAGALADLVAATAAV; encoded by the coding sequence ATGAGCCCGGTGCAGCCGGTGGGGGTACTGTTCATGGCCCATGGAGCCGCCGAGGATCCGGCGGACCTGGCCGCCTTTTACGCCCACATCCGCCACGGGCGCCCGCCGGTGCCGGCGGTGCTGGAGGAACTGCGCCGGCGCTATGCCGCCATCGGCGGCCGGTCCCCCCTGCCTGCCTTGACCCAGCGGCTGGGGGAGCGAGTGGCGGCGGCCCTCGAGGCCCGGTCCCCCGGGGGCTACCGGCTGGCGGTGGGGTTCCTGCACACCCCGCCCTTCATCGCCCAGGCCGCGGAGTCCCTGGCCGGGCTGCCGCTGGTGGTGGGCCTGGCCCTGGCCCCGCATTACAACCGCTTCGCCTACGAGGAAGGCTACCGCCCGGCGGCGGAAGCCGCCCTGGCGGGGACGGGCAGCCGCCTGCACCTCATTCCCGGCTGGGGCGGTGATCCGGGCTATGTCCGCTGGCTGGCGGACGCCCTGCGGCCCCTGTGGGCTGCCGCCCCGTCCGGCAGCCGGGTGTACTTCTCGGCCCACAGCCTGCCCGCGCGGTACCTCGCGGCCGGCGATCCCTACCCGCAGCAACTGGCGGAGGGGGCAGCGGCGGTGGCGGCCGCGGCCGGCCTGCCGGCGGGCAGCTGGGACATCTGCTACCAGAGCCGCGGCCGCACCGGTGAACCCTGGGCAGGGCCGGACGTGCTCGAGATCCTGGAGCAGGAGGCGGGACGCGGTACCCCGCAGGTGATCCTCTGTCCCCACGGGTTCGTGGCCGATCACCTGGAGGTGCTTTACGACCTCGATATCGAGGCCCACGGGCGGGCCCGGGCGTTGGGCCTGGAGCTGGTGCGGACCCCCATGCCCAACGATGACCCCGCGTTTGCCGGCGCCCTGGCCGACCTGGTGGCGGCCACGGCGGCGGTCTGA
- the hemE gene encoding uroporphyrinogen III decarboxylase (Evidence 2a : Function from experimental evidences in other organisms; PubMedId : 10217486, 17122346; Product type e : enzyme) has protein sequence MHSPEPQSRFLRACRGLPVDTTPVWFMRQAGRYQPEYRALRQRYSILDLIRDPALAAEVTCLAVEQLEVDAAILFSDIVVPLMAMGAPVTLEEGRGPVVRPPFRSREDLERLAPLEPERQLPEVAEAVRLAVRRLHGIPLIGFAGAPFTLASYLIEGGHSALYLETKRLMWGEPDLWAALMARLVQATVAHLAAQIEAGAAAVQVFDSWVGALAPADYRRAVLPYMRRIFDALAMYEVPRIYFGVGTATLLEAMAEAGADVVGVDWRIPLDEARRRLGDRAVQGNLDPAALLAPWPVLTDQAQAVLTANGGQPGHIFNLGHGVLPATNPGRLHDLVRWVHERGAGQ, from the coding sequence GTGCATTCCCCTGAACCCCAATCCCGGTTCCTGCGCGCCTGCCGGGGCCTGCCGGTGGATACCACCCCTGTCTGGTTCATGCGCCAGGCCGGGCGCTATCAGCCGGAATACCGGGCGCTGCGCCAACGGTACAGCATCCTGGACCTCATCCGCGACCCCGCACTGGCGGCCGAGGTCACCTGCCTGGCCGTCGAACAGCTGGAGGTGGACGCCGCCATCCTCTTCTCGGACATCGTCGTCCCTCTGATGGCCATGGGGGCGCCGGTCACCCTGGAGGAAGGCCGGGGTCCGGTGGTCCGCCCCCCCTTCCGCAGCCGGGAGGACCTGGAGCGCCTGGCACCGCTGGAGCCGGAGCGCCAGCTGCCGGAGGTAGCCGAAGCCGTCCGCCTGGCCGTCCGCCGCCTGCACGGCATCCCCCTGATCGGCTTCGCGGGGGCGCCCTTCACCCTGGCCAGCTACCTCATCGAAGGCGGCCACTCCGCTCTGTATCTGGAGACCAAACGCCTGATGTGGGGTGAGCCGGACCTGTGGGCTGCGCTGATGGCCCGGCTGGTGCAGGCCACCGTAGCCCACCTGGCTGCCCAGATCGAGGCGGGGGCGGCGGCGGTGCAGGTGTTCGACTCCTGGGTGGGCGCGCTGGCGCCGGCTGACTACCGGCGGGCGGTGCTACCGTACATGCGCCGCATCTTCGACGCACTGGCCATGTACGAGGTGCCGCGCATCTACTTCGGGGTGGGGACCGCCACCCTGCTGGAGGCCATGGCGGAAGCCGGGGCTGATGTGGTCGGCGTGGACTGGCGCATCCCTCTCGACGAAGCCCGGCGGCGATTGGGGGACCGGGCGGTGCAGGGCAATCTCGACCCTGCCGCCCTGCTCGCACCCTGGCCGGTGCTGACGGACCAGGCCCAGGCGGTGCTGACGGCCAACGGCGGGCAGCCCGGCCACATCTTCAACCTGGGGCATGGCGTACTGCCGGCCACCAACCCCGGTCGGCTGCACGACCTGGTACGATGGGTGCACGAAAGGGGCGCAGGGCAATGA
- a CDS encoding protein of unknown function (Evidence 5 : Unknown function), with protein MHPVCQGQYSIEARLRLRVGHRGGFLRLFYPAAADFYGGFPRGRYTGADRNRRREGKVVQDVGMVLLSLALFGLLMAFTYYLERL; from the coding sequence TTGCATCCGGTATGTCAGGGGCAGTATAGCATAGAGGCGCGCCTCCGCCTGCGGGTGGGGCACAGGGGCGGATTTTTACGGCTTTTTTATCCCGCGGCGGCGGATTTTTACGGCGGATTCCCCCGCGGCCGCTACACTGGAGCAGACCGCAACCGGAGGAGGGAGGGGAAGGTCGTGCAGGACGTGGGCATGGTGCTCCTCAGCCTGGCCCTGTTCGGGCTGCTCATGGCCTTCACCTATTACCTGGAGCGCCTGTGA
- the kdpF gene encoding Potassium-transporting ATPase KdpF subunit: protein MSLGDAALLFVSVLVMVYLLYVILRPDRF from the coding sequence ATGTCCCTGGGCGATGCGGCGCTCTTGTTTGTGTCGGTGCTGGTGATGGTCTATCTCCTGTACGTCATCCTGCGGCCGGACCGCTTTTAA
- the kdpA gene encoding potassium translocating ATPase, subunit A (Evidence 2a : Function from experimental evidences in other organisms; PubMedId : 6146979, 9858692; Product type t : transporter), producing the protein MSMETVMTWLVVLAVFALTIKPVGTYLARVGLYEPTFLDRVLNPVEQLIYRLAGTGPEEQMNARTYSLAFLTANLIWMLAAYLLLRIQNLLPFNPQHLGPVPPELAFNTAASFVTNTNWQAYAGEHTLSYFSQFGVLSYLQFVTPAMGAAAGLAFLRAVSGRPLGNFWVDLTRVTTRLLLPAAVVWTLLLVWQGVPETLAPYLHVHTLTGGTQIVPRGPIASWEAIEHLGNNGGGFTAANSANPLENPTAVSNILEILAMGLFPVAFFYALGVMTGRKRFAWVLITVAGILFVVMLAMVYFPTAAGNPLIHRLTGVKGPNLVGQELRFGVGGTSLFETATMAFTTGSVASAHDSFLPIPSLSFFLGMFLNLVFGGKGVGLLNMLMFVLITVFLTGLMVGRTPEFLGKKIEAKEVSLASLAFLLHPLLILTGTALAVANPAARAGALNPGPQGLSEILYAFASAAANNGSALGGLNAALPFYEVAVGIVMVIGRYASIVAMLYIGESLLAKRAVPEGPGTMRLDTPLFAGILLGTIIIVNALTFFPVAALGPLAEHYLLLAHHLFS; encoded by the coding sequence ATGTCGATGGAGACGGTGATGACCTGGCTGGTGGTACTGGCGGTGTTCGCCCTCACCATCAAGCCGGTGGGCACCTACCTGGCACGGGTGGGACTGTACGAGCCCACCTTTCTCGACCGGGTGCTGAACCCCGTGGAACAGCTTATCTACCGGCTGGCGGGGACCGGACCCGAGGAGCAGATGAATGCCCGCACCTACAGCCTCGCCTTTCTGACCGCCAACCTGATTTGGATGCTGGCAGCCTACCTGCTGCTTCGCATCCAGAACCTCCTGCCCTTCAACCCCCAGCACCTGGGGCCGGTGCCCCCTGAGCTGGCCTTCAACACCGCTGCCAGTTTTGTCACCAATACCAACTGGCAGGCCTACGCCGGGGAACATACCCTGTCCTACTTCTCCCAGTTCGGGGTGCTCTCCTATTTACAATTCGTGACCCCTGCCATGGGGGCGGCGGCAGGTCTGGCCTTTCTGCGCGCGGTGTCGGGGCGGCCGCTGGGGAACTTCTGGGTGGACCTCACCCGGGTGACCACGCGCCTCTTGCTGCCGGCGGCAGTGGTGTGGACGCTGCTCCTGGTCTGGCAGGGGGTGCCGGAAACCCTGGCCCCTTACCTGCACGTGCACACCCTGACCGGCGGCACCCAGATTGTGCCCCGGGGGCCGATTGCCTCCTGGGAGGCGATTGAACACCTGGGCAACAACGGGGGCGGGTTTACCGCCGCCAACAGCGCGAATCCCCTGGAGAACCCCACCGCCGTCAGCAACATCCTGGAGATCCTGGCCATGGGCCTCTTCCCGGTAGCCTTCTTCTATGCGCTCGGGGTGATGACCGGGCGCAAGCGCTTCGCCTGGGTGCTGATCACGGTGGCGGGCATCCTGTTTGTCGTCATGCTGGCCATGGTGTACTTTCCGACCGCCGCCGGGAACCCCCTCATCCACCGGCTGACCGGGGTCAAGGGGCCCAACCTGGTGGGCCAGGAGCTCCGCTTCGGGGTCGGGGGAACCAGCCTGTTTGAGACCGCCACCATGGCTTTCACCACCGGCTCGGTGGCCAGCGCCCATGACAGCTTCCTGCCCATCCCCTCCCTGAGCTTCTTCCTGGGGATGTTCCTCAACCTGGTGTTCGGGGGCAAGGGGGTGGGCCTGCTGAACATGCTCATGTTCGTGCTCATCACCGTCTTCCTGACCGGGCTTATGGTCGGCCGTACCCCCGAGTTCCTGGGCAAGAAGATCGAGGCTAAGGAGGTTTCCCTGGCCTCCCTAGCCTTTCTGCTGCACCCCCTCCTTATCCTGACCGGCACCGCCCTGGCCGTGGCCAACCCGGCGGCCCGGGCGGGGGCCTTGAATCCCGGTCCGCAAGGCCTGAGCGAGATCCTGTACGCCTTCGCCTCCGCGGCGGCCAATAACGGCTCCGCCTTGGGCGGGCTCAACGCCGCCCTGCCGTTCTATGAAGTCGCGGTGGGGATTGTGATGGTGATCGGGCGCTACGCCTCCATCGTGGCCATGCTCTACATCGGGGAATCCCTGCTGGCCAAGCGGGCGGTGCCCGAGGGCCCCGGCACCATGCGCCTGGACACTCCGCTCTTCGCCGGGATCCTGCTGGGCACCATCATCATCGTCAACGCCCTCACCTTCTTCCCGGTGGCGGCGCTGGGCCCGTTAGCGGAGCACTACCTGCTGCTGGCCCACCACCTGTTCTCGTGA
- the kdpB gene encoding potassium translocating ATPase, subunit B (Evidence 2a : Function from experimental evidences in other organisms; PubMedId : 6146979, 9858692; Product type t : transporter), whose product MATFAADHGSFAARRYLKEVLRDTFLKLDPRQMWHNPVMFVVEIGTVITLVLTLTAPTPAARGYDLAVTLILIVTILFATFAEAYAEARGRAQADYLRRTKSTTPAKVIAPNGQVTVMESDKLRRGMQVLVEPHDIIPGDGVVVEGMGSVDESAITGESAPVVKARDDSVTGGTVLLSDRMIIEITVNPGESFLDRMIALVEGAQRQKTPNEIALSALLGVLTLIFVFVVVTLVPIARYFSPHATQVATMVALLVCLIPTTIGALLSAIGIAGMNRVAMVNVVAKSGRSVEAAGDIDTIILDKTGTITMGNRMATEFLPLPGVTEAEIAHAALLASLADNTPEGRSVVDLAKEILDLRDTPNAEGEPVPFSARTRMSGIDLADGRQIRKGAVSAIRAIAQQEPPPDLDRLTESVAREGATPLAVAVDGRVLGIIRLKDVVKPGLKERFADFRAMGIRTVMATGDNAITAAVIAHEAGVDDFVAEAKPEDKITLIRSEQAAGRLVAMTGDGTNDAPALAQADVGLAMNAGTMAAKEAANMIDLESNPTKLLDVVLVGKQLLITRGALTTFSIANDMAKYFAIVPAMFAAVPSLRVLGALNIMGLKTPHGAILSALIFNALIIPALIPFAIRGVRYRAESADRMLARNVFNWGVLGIIIPFIGIWAIDHVLGLFGLA is encoded by the coding sequence ATGGCGACGTTTGCAGCCGATCACGGGTCCTTTGCCGCCCGGCGCTACCTGAAGGAGGTGCTGCGTGACACCTTCCTCAAACTGGACCCGCGGCAGATGTGGCACAACCCGGTCATGTTCGTGGTGGAGATCGGCACCGTCATCACCCTGGTGCTGACCCTGACCGCCCCCACCCCCGCGGCCCGCGGCTACGACCTGGCAGTGACCCTCATCCTCATCGTCACCATCCTGTTCGCCACCTTCGCCGAGGCGTATGCGGAGGCGCGGGGCCGGGCGCAGGCTGATTACCTGCGCCGGACCAAGTCCACCACCCCTGCCAAGGTCATCGCCCCCAACGGTCAGGTGACGGTGATGGAGTCGGACAAACTGCGGCGCGGCATGCAGGTACTGGTGGAGCCGCATGACATCATCCCGGGCGACGGGGTGGTGGTGGAGGGCATGGGCTCGGTGGACGAATCCGCCATCACCGGGGAGTCCGCCCCCGTGGTCAAGGCCCGGGACGACAGCGTCACCGGCGGGACCGTACTGCTGTCCGACCGCATGATCATCGAGATCACGGTCAATCCGGGCGAATCCTTCCTCGATCGCATGATCGCCCTGGTTGAGGGTGCCCAGCGGCAGAAGACCCCTAATGAGATTGCCCTCTCGGCCCTGCTGGGGGTGCTGACCCTCATCTTTGTATTCGTGGTGGTGACCCTGGTCCCCATCGCCCGGTACTTCAGCCCCCATGCCACGCAAGTGGCGACCATGGTGGCGCTGCTGGTGTGTCTCATCCCCACCACCATCGGCGCGCTGCTCTCCGCCATCGGTATCGCCGGCATGAACCGGGTAGCGATGGTGAATGTGGTCGCCAAGTCGGGCCGGTCGGTGGAAGCGGCCGGGGATATCGATACCATCATCCTGGATAAGACGGGGACCATCACCATGGGCAACCGCATGGCCACCGAGTTCCTGCCCCTGCCCGGGGTGACCGAGGCCGAGATCGCCCACGCCGCCCTCCTGGCGTCGTTGGCTGACAATACCCCCGAAGGGCGGTCGGTGGTGGACCTGGCCAAGGAGATCCTGGACCTGCGCGATACCCCCAACGCGGAAGGGGAGCCGGTGCCCTTCTCCGCCCGTACCCGCATGAGCGGCATCGACCTGGCGGACGGCCGGCAGATCCGCAAAGGGGCGGTCAGTGCCATCCGCGCCATCGCCCAGCAGGAGCCGCCGCCGGACCTGGACCGGCTGACCGAGTCGGTGGCCCGCGAAGGGGCCACCCCGCTGGCGGTGGCGGTGGACGGGCGTGTGCTGGGGATCATCCGCCTCAAGGACGTGGTGAAGCCGGGCCTAAAGGAGCGTTTCGCCGACTTCCGGGCCATGGGCATCCGCACCGTGATGGCGACCGGGGACAACGCCATCACCGCCGCCGTCATCGCCCATGAGGCGGGGGTGGATGACTTCGTGGCCGAGGCCAAGCCGGAGGACAAGATCACCCTGATCCGCTCCGAGCAGGCCGCCGGCCGGCTGGTGGCCATGACCGGGGACGGCACCAACGATGCTCCCGCCCTGGCGCAGGCCGACGTGGGCCTGGCCATGAACGCCGGCACCATGGCCGCCAAGGAGGCAGCCAACATGATCGACCTGGAGTCCAACCCCACCAAGCTGCTGGATGTGGTGCTGGTGGGCAAACAGCTGCTCATCACCCGCGGGGCGCTGACCACCTTCTCCATCGCCAACGATATGGCCAAGTACTTCGCCATCGTGCCGGCCATGTTCGCAGCGGTGCCCTCGCTGCGGGTACTGGGGGCGCTTAACATCATGGGGCTCAAGACCCCGCACGGGGCGATCCTGTCCGCCCTCATCTTCAACGCCCTTATCATCCCCGCCCTCATTCCCTTTGCCATTCGGGGGGTGCGGTACCGGGCGGAGTCGGCGGACCGCATGCTGGCCCGCAACGTGTTCAACTGGGGCGTGCTGGGGATCATCATCCCCTTCATCGGCATCTGGGCCATCGACCATGTGCTGGGCCTGTTCGGCCTGGCCTAG
- the kdpC gene encoding potassium translocating ATPase, subunit C (Evidence 2a : Function from experimental evidences in other organisms; PubMedId : 9858692; Product type t : transporter), with protein sequence MGKLMRPAIGVTVALWVLVGLLYPLVMTGVSNLLFPYQAQGSPIYRHGQVVAAAHVGQYFGNAAGLFWGRPSATVSERTGKPKPYDALNSGASNLGPTTLALMQHIQARVRRLERTDPGLTPARIPPDLVESSGSGLDPDISEQAALIQIPRVARATGLSRGFLTMLVQDNVKGPQWGLFGHPRVNVVALNLELEQALARIHPTARR encoded by the coding sequence ATGGGCAAGCTGATGCGGCCGGCTATCGGGGTCACGGTGGCGTTGTGGGTGCTGGTAGGCTTACTGTACCCGCTGGTCATGACCGGGGTGAGCAATCTGCTCTTCCCCTATCAGGCCCAGGGCAGCCCCATCTATCGGCACGGGCAGGTGGTGGCGGCCGCCCATGTGGGGCAGTACTTCGGGAATGCTGCCGGCCTCTTCTGGGGCCGCCCCTCCGCCACCGTGTCGGAGCGGACGGGCAAACCCAAGCCTTATGACGCCCTCAATTCCGGCGCCTCCAACCTGGGGCCCACCACCCTGGCCCTGATGCAGCACATCCAGGCCCGGGTGCGGCGGTTGGAGCGGACTGATCCCGGCCTTACCCCCGCCCGGATTCCGCCCGACCTGGTGGAAAGCTCCGGCTCCGGCCTCGATCCGGACATCAGTGAGCAGGCCGCCCTCATCCAGATCCCGCGGGTGGCACGGGCCACCGGCCTCTCCCGGGGCTTCCTCACCATGCTGGTGCAGGACAACGTCAAGGGCCCGCAATGGGGCCTCTTCGGTCATCCCCGGGTTAACGTGGTGGCCCTCAACCTGGAGCTGGAGCAGGCCCTGGCCCGGATCCATCCCACTGCCCGGAGATAA
- a CDS encoding protein of unknown function (Evidence 5 : Unknown function), protein MIRPRNLRKALRAPLTQPQFMLRQVDPLIPVPAVLAEQNASGDPSLRGT, encoded by the coding sequence GTGATCCGGCCTCGAAATCTCCGAAAGGCCCTCCGAGCGCCGTTAACACAGCCCCAATTCATGCTACGGCAAGTCGACCCGCTGATCCCTGTACCGGCTGTCCTGGCGGAACAGAACGCGAGCGGGGATCCAAGTCTAAGAGGCACATGA
- a CDS encoding protein of unknown function (Evidence 5 : Unknown function) has protein sequence MVSFGICSNTCKTVFNGSLKLRSKKYRQGPCNAINGKRTAFRPPRISKSGGSSLEEKLPPVIVDLLREVPPVGEEWPGLKEWMDFFAMAMRRYYGDKS, from the coding sequence GTGGTCTCTTTCGGAATCTGTTCAAATACGTGCAAGACGGTTTTTAATGGAAGCCTTAAATTACGCAGCAAAAAATACCGTCAAGGGCCGTGCAATGCAATAAATGGGAAACGGACAGCGTTCAGACCGCCTAGGATTTCAAAATCCGGCGGATCCTCTTTGGAAGAGAAACTGCCTCCCGTGATTGTTGACCTGTTAAGGGAGGTTCCTCCTGTAGGCGAGGAGTGGCCAGGATTAAAGGAGTGGATGGATTTTTTTGCAATGGCTATGCGGCGATATTACGGGGACAAAAGTTAG
- a CDS encoding protein of unknown function (Evidence 5 : Unknown function) has protein sequence MSEGVRKADDRSGRRLAAVRHSKRPKKGWAPRRQRGWGPRPRTRRLPDQCPPSEPLRVQRSVCHPLYRSNQLPENAILACQGASRPLRISVPNRDKGLELPLAANFYPDTAGYRSPTGLERTESTHRSAWGLKRYVFAASYSRGRT, from the coding sequence GTGTCAGAGGGGGTCCGCAAGGCGGACGACCGGTCAGGCCGGCGGTTGGCGGCGGTCCGGCACTCTAAGCGCCCGAAGAAAGGCTGGGCTCCACGGAGGCAACGAGGATGGGGCCCGCGGCCCAGAACACGGCGCTTGCCAGACCAATGTCCACCATCAGAGCCCCTTCGTGTACAGCGTTCGGTATGCCATCCACTGTACCGTTCGAACCAACTACCGGAGAACGCCATTCTGGCGTGCCAAGGAGCGTCAAGACCACTTCGGATTTCTGTCCCCAATCGTGACAAGGGCCTGGAGCTGCCCCTGGCAGCTAATTTTTATCCCGACACCGCCGGCTACCGCAGCCCGACCGGACTCGAGCGTACGGAGTCAACACACCGTTCAGCATGGGGGCTCAAACGTTACGTGTTCGCTGCATCGTATTCCAGGGGTAGGACTTAA